The Gemmatimonadota bacterium genome has a segment encoding these proteins:
- a CDS encoding polysaccharide deacetylase family protein, with product MWLLLLGAWLHAPLVPDRPVVAPPQRAPDSLRVPILVYHNIQPASEARGIRAADLTMRPEVFAAQMQYLKDEKIPVVSLGALLDALEGKRTLPARAVVLTFDDGRLNQYVNAFPVLRTHGFTATFFPFVHAMDRNKRYFTWAQLKEMQQAGMTIGSHTSLHVRVDRMKDAAQMRTEVEGSRRTLIERLGPAAGELFAYPFGILAPAGDSAVRAAGYRAGRAYAGGPWNSWATRWRLRAFPATEDMKRFRSIVNPVAPTRRPCPLSGANRPNDLWTACVV from the coding sequence ATGTGGCTTCTCCTGCTTGGTGCGTGGTTGCACGCCCCCCTCGTCCCGGATCGACCGGTGGTCGCCCCGCCGCAACGCGCCCCGGACTCCCTGCGCGTCCCGATCCTCGTCTATCACAACATCCAGCCGGCGAGCGAGGCACGCGGCATCCGCGCGGCCGACCTGACCATGCGCCCGGAGGTTTTTGCGGCGCAGATGCAGTACCTCAAGGACGAGAAGATCCCGGTGGTCTCGCTGGGCGCCCTGCTCGACGCCCTGGAGGGCAAGCGCACCCTCCCGGCGCGAGCGGTCGTCCTGACCTTCGATGACGGACGCCTGAACCAGTACGTCAACGCCTTCCCGGTCCTCCGGACCCACGGCTTCACGGCGACGTTCTTCCCGTTTGTGCACGCCATGGACCGGAACAAGCGGTACTTCACCTGGGCGCAGCTCAAGGAGATGCAGCAGGCGGGGATGACGATCGGCTCCCACACCTCGCTGCATGTGCGGGTGGACCGCATGAAGGACGCGGCCCAGATGCGGACCGAGGTCGAGGGGAGCCGCCGGACCCTGATCGAACGGCTGGGGCCGGCAGCGGGGGAGCTGTTCGCGTACCCCTTCGGGATCCTCGCCCCGGCCGGGGACTCCGCGGTCCGGGCGGCCGGCTACCGGGCCGGGCGTGCCTACGCCGGGGGACCGTGGAATTCCTGGGCGACCCGCTGGCGGCTCCGGGCCTTTCCGGCGACCGAGGACATGAAGCGCTTCCGGTCGATCGTGAACCCGGTCGCCCCCACCCGCCGCCCCTGCCCCCTGTCCGGCGCCAACCGGCCCAATGATCTTTGGACGGCGTGCGTAGTCTGA
- a CDS encoding S9 family peptidase, with the protein MSRFPVLAALAIPSLVAAQTPRPMTFLDQQLMRQAGALELSPTGDRALYTLSIPNWKEAKRYTDIYVVNTSGGLSTTRQLTFTKDKNENTPRWAPDGAFFVFSSNRDGAANQLYMMRPDGGEAQKITDVKDGVGNYMFTRDGRTLVFAAGKSGEQQLWTLPVTSLTEAKPTPLTKHATPVGTWQLSKNGTRAFFLAPDSIDTLNKKRLEARFDVRIRNEDIPLNHLWMVDIATAQEKRLTQGAEFSIEGFSLSDDGRFAGVRALPNDRYQRTITEANNSGDQYLLTIATGNLERLTNNKIIGESNLSFSPDGRTIAFSAPDDFTYFKANKVYTRAIDAVGGPWTKLGAAYDGNVTIGWWSQDGTTIYFGDGVRATSQLLALDIAANTVKQVTDYKASFAAARDPNNGKLLITYADPKTPTVHFVADRIDDAANRSAWRQLTNANPQVANLQLGEEEEICWTSADKKQTCGILVKPVGYQEGKRYPLIVAIHGGPQSADILSFNGGYGAQAYAGDGYMVLKPNYRGSTNYGEAHKWGIVNDYFKKGYEDIMTGVDQLIAKGMVDGDKMGVLGWSAGGHWTNWIITHNTRFKAASSGAGTVNWISMYAQSDMQHVRMHYLGNKLPYEDFEPYWKQSPIRYISAVKTPTMIHVVDGDPRVPRPQSDELHMGLKKMGVPTEYFVYPGMTHGIPDPRNQLLKSVAEKAWMDKWILGKGGFNWQDVLKTLEDGAATKAITTTSP; encoded by the coding sequence ATGAGCCGCTTTCCCGTCCTCGCCGCGCTCGCGATCCCATCCCTCGTCGCCGCGCAGACTCCTCGCCCGATGACCTTCCTGGACCAGCAGCTGATGCGCCAGGCAGGTGCGCTCGAGCTCAGCCCCACGGGCGATCGAGCGCTCTACACCCTCTCCATCCCCAACTGGAAAGAGGCGAAGCGCTACACGGACATCTACGTGGTGAACACCAGCGGTGGATTGTCCACCACGCGACAGCTGACCTTCACGAAGGACAAGAACGAGAACACACCGCGCTGGGCGCCGGACGGCGCGTTCTTCGTCTTCTCATCCAACCGGGACGGTGCTGCCAACCAACTGTACATGATGCGCCCGGATGGCGGAGAGGCGCAGAAGATCACCGACGTGAAGGACGGCGTGGGGAACTACATGTTCACCCGCGACGGCCGCACGTTGGTCTTTGCTGCGGGCAAGTCCGGGGAACAGCAGTTGTGGACGCTCCCGGTGACGAGCCTCACCGAGGCGAAGCCCACTCCGCTGACCAAACACGCGACGCCGGTCGGCACCTGGCAACTCTCGAAGAATGGCACGCGCGCCTTCTTCCTCGCCCCGGACTCCATCGACACGCTCAACAAGAAGCGCCTCGAGGCAAGGTTCGACGTCCGGATCCGCAACGAGGACATCCCGCTCAACCACCTGTGGATGGTCGACATCGCCACGGCGCAGGAGAAGCGGCTGACCCAGGGGGCAGAGTTCTCCATCGAGGGATTCTCCCTCTCCGATGATGGCCGCTTTGCCGGCGTGCGCGCGCTCCCCAACGACCGGTACCAGCGCACCATCACCGAGGCGAACAATTCCGGCGACCAGTACCTGCTCACCATCGCCACCGGCAACCTTGAGCGATTGACCAACAACAAGATCATCGGGGAGAGCAACCTCTCGTTCTCACCGGACGGTCGCACGATTGCCTTCAGCGCGCCGGATGACTTTACCTACTTCAAGGCGAACAAGGTTTACACCCGCGCCATCGACGCGGTCGGCGGACCATGGACCAAACTCGGTGCAGCGTACGACGGCAACGTCACCATCGGCTGGTGGAGCCAGGACGGCACGACGATCTACTTTGGCGACGGCGTCCGCGCCACGAGCCAGCTCCTCGCCCTCGACATCGCGGCCAACACCGTGAAGCAGGTCACCGACTACAAGGCATCCTTCGCGGCCGCGCGCGACCCCAACAACGGCAAGCTGCTCATCACCTACGCCGACCCCAAGACCCCCACGGTCCACTTCGTCGCCGACCGCATCGACGACGCAGCGAACCGCTCCGCCTGGCGCCAGTTGACCAACGCGAACCCGCAGGTCGCCAACCTCCAGCTCGGCGAGGAAGAGGAGATCTGCTGGACCTCCGCCGACAAGAAGCAGACCTGCGGCATCCTCGTGAAGCCGGTGGGCTACCAGGAAGGCAAGCGCTATCCCCTCATCGTCGCGATCCACGGCGGCCCGCAGTCCGCCGACATCCTGTCGTTCAACGGTGGATATGGCGCCCAGGCCTACGCCGGCGACGGCTACATGGTGCTCAAGCCCAACTACCGCGGCTCGACCAACTACGGCGAGGCGCACAAATGGGGGATCGTCAACGACTACTTCAAGAAGGGCTACGAAGACATCATGACCGGCGTCGACCAGCTGATCGCCAAGGGCATGGTCGATGGTGACAAGATGGGGGTGCTGGGCTGGAGCGCCGGCGGCCACTGGACCAACTGGATCATCACCCACAACACGCGCTTCAAGGCGGCGTCGTCAGGCGCGGGGACCGTCAACTGGATCTCCATGTACGCCCAGTCCGACATGCAGCACGTCCGCATGCACTACCTCGGCAACAAGCTGCCGTATGAAGACTTCGAGCCCTACTGGAAGCAGTCCCCCATCCGCTACATCTCGGCCGTCAAGACCCCCACCATGATCCACGTCGTCGACGGCGACCCGCGCGTCCCGCGGCCACAAAGCGACGAACTGCACATGGGGCTCAAGAAGATGGGCGTCCCCACCGAGTACTTCGTCTACCCCGGCATGACGCACGGCATCCCCGACCCGCGCAACCAGCTGCTCAAGTCCGTGGCCGAGAAGGCCTGGATGGACAAGTGGATCCTTGGGAAGGGTGGCTTCAACTGGCAGGATGTGTTGAAGACGCTCGAGGACGGCGCCGCGACGAAGGCCATCACGACGACGAGCCCGTAG